The following coding sequences lie in one Drosophila sulfurigaster albostrigata strain 15112-1811.04 chromosome 2R, ASM2355843v2, whole genome shotgun sequence genomic window:
- the LOC133836974 gene encoding glutathione S-transferase 1-1-like — protein sequence LSTCYTITMDLYYSPYSASTGALLLVGKALGLEFNKIEVSVAAKEHLKPEFVKINPQHTIPTIVDNGYVLWESRAILTYLIDKYGRNDSLYPKDAKKRGVVNQRLYFDVATLYPALADYYHPQFQKQPFDPELFKKVEEALNFLESFLDGKQYLAGDSLTVADISILSTIASFQGIGLDIGKYNNIEKWYKNGSKVAPGWDEIEKSAGALKAILKVIQQS from the coding sequence CTTTCAACTTGCTATACCATTACAATGGATCTTTATTATTCGCCTTATTCCGCATCGACTGGTGCCCTCCTTTTAGTTGGCAAGGCTCTTGGTCtggaattcaataaaattgaggTCAGCGTTGCCGCGAAGGAGCATCTGAAGCCTGAGTTTGTGAAGATCAATCCTCAGCACACTATACCTACGATCGTCGACAACGGATACGTTCTGTGGGAATCACGTGCCATTCTCACATATCTAATTGACAAGTATGGAAGGAATGATTCCCTTTACCCCAAGGATGCTAAGAAACGTGGTGTTGTGAATCAACGACTCTACTTTGATGTGGCAACGCTTTATCCGGCTCTCGCCGATTATTATCACCCACAATTTCAAAAGCAGCCTTTTGATCCTGAGCTATTCAAGAAGGTGGAAGAGGCCCTAAATTTCCTTGAAAGTTTCTTGGATGGCAAACAATACCTGGCTGGTGATTCTCTCACCGTTGCTGACATTTCCATTCTCTCCACCATTGCTTCATTCCAAGGTATTGGTCTGGACATTGgtaaatacaacaatattgAGAAATGGTACAAGAATGGCAGTAAGGTGGCTCCCGGATGGGATGAGATCGAAAAGAGTGCAGGCGCTTTGAAGGCTATACTCAAGGTTATACAGCAGAGTTAA
- the LOC133838731 gene encoding glutathione S-transferase 1-1-like: MDLYYSPYSASTGALLLLGKALGLEFNKIEVSVAAKEHLKPEFVKINPQHTIPTIVDKGYVLWESRAILTYLIEQYGKDDSLYPKDPKKRGVINQRLYFDVATLYPALADYYHPQFYKKPLDPELFKKVEEVLNFLENFLDGKKYLAGDSLSVADISILSTIASFQGIGLDIGKYKNIARWYENGSKVAPGWDEVEKSAAALKAILKSLQ; encoded by the coding sequence ATGGATCTTTATTATTCACCTTATTCTGCATCGACTGGTGCCCTCCTTTTACTTGGCAAGGCTCTTGGTCtggaattcaataaaattgaggTCAGCGTCGCCGCGAAGGAGCATCTAAAGCCTGAGTTTGTGAAGATCAATCCTCAGCACACTATACCTACGATCGTTGACAAAGGATACGTTCTGTGGGAATCACGTGCCATTCTCACATATCTGATTGAGCAGTATGGAAAGGACGATTCTCTGTACCCCAAGGATCCTAAGAAACGAGGGGTTATAAATCAACGCCTCTACTTTGATGTGGCAACGCTTTACCCGGCTCTTGCAGATTATTACCATCCACAGTTCTACAAGAAGCCTCTTGATCCTGAGCTATTTAAGAAGGTAGAAGAGGTCCTAAATTTCCTTGAAAATTTCTTGGATGGCAAAAAGTACCTGGCTGGTGATTCTCTCAGCGTTGCGGACATTtccatcctctcaactattgCTTCATTCCAAGGTATTGGTCTGGACAttggcaaatacaaaaatattgcgaGGTGGTACGAGAATGGCAGCAAAGTCGCTCCCGGATGGGATGAGGTCGAGAAGAGTGCAGCTGCTTTGAAGGCTATACTGAAATCATTGCAGTAG
- the LOC133837913 gene encoding glutathione S-transferase 1-1-like: MDLYYSPYSASTGALLLLGKALGLEFNKIEVSVAAKEHLKPEFVKINPQHTIPTIVDKGYVLWESRAILTYLIEQYGKDDSLYPKDPKKRGVINQRLYFDVATLYPALADYYHPQFYKKPLDPELFKKVEEVLNFLENFLDGKKYLAGDSLSVADISILSTIASFQGIGLDIGKYKNIARWYENGSKVAPGWDEVEKSAAALKAILKSLQ, translated from the coding sequence ATGGATCTTTATTATTCACCTTATTCTGCATCGACTGGTGCCCTCCTTTTACTTGGCAAGGCTCTTGGTCtggaattcaataaaattgaggTCAGCGTCGCCGCGAAGGAGCATCTAAAGCCTGAGTTTGTGAAGATCAATCCTCAGCACACTATACCTACGATCGTTGACAAAGGATACGTTCTGTGGGAATCACGTGCCATTCTCACCTATCTGATTGAGCAGTATGGAAAGGACGATTCTCTGTACCCCAAGGATCCTAAGAAACGGGGTGTTATAAATCAACGCCTCTACTTTGATGTGGCAACGCTTTACCCGGCTCTTGCAGATTATTACCATCCACAGTTCTACAAGAAGCCTCTTGATCCTGAGCTATTTAAGAAGGTAGAAGAGGTCCTAAATTTCCTTGAAAATTTCTTGGATGGCAAAAAGTACCTGGCTGGTGATTCTCTCAGCGTTGCGGACATTtccatcctctcaactattgCTTCATTCCAAGGTATTGGTCTGGACAttggcaaatacaaaaatattgcgaGGTGGTACGAGAATGGCAGCAAAGTCGCTCCCGGATGGGATGAGGTCGAGAAGAGTGCAGCTGCTTTGAAGGCTATACTGAAATCATTGCAGTAA
- the LOC133837912 gene encoding glutathione S-transferase 1-1-like translates to MDLYYSPLAGTSRAILMIGKPLGLEFNKIEINVVKEEHLKPDFVKINPQHSIPTIVDNGFTLWESRAILTYLIEKYGKDDSLYPKDPQKRAVVNQRLYFDLGTLYKALGDYYYPQFQKKAPADPELFKKVEDALGFLNAFLEGQKYVAGDSFTVADTAILATISSFTIVNLDLSKYTNVVSWYENATKVAPGWEENLKGLAALKALVETMK, encoded by the coding sequence ATGGATCTTTATTATTCGCCTCTTGCCGGCACTAGTCGTGCAATCCTTATGATTGGTAAGCCTCTCGGCCTCGAATTCAACAAGATTGAAATCAACGTAGTCAAGGAAGAACACTTGAAGCCAGACTTTGTTAAGATCAATCCTCAGCACAGCATTCCCACAATTGTCGACAACGGTTTCACGCTGTGGGAATCCCGTGCCATTCTCACCTATCTGATTGAGAAGTACGGAAAAGATGATTCTCTCTACCCCAAGGATCCTCAGAAACGCGCTGTTGTGAATCAACGTCTCTACTTTGACCTGGGTACCTTGTATAAGGCACTCGGAGATTATTACTATCCTCAGTTCCAAAAGAAAGCTCCTGCTGATCCTGAGCTATTCAAGAAGGTGGAAGATGCCCTCGGTTTTCTGAATGCATTCCTGGAAGGTCAAAAATATGTGGCAGGTGACTCCTTCACCGTAGCTGATACTGCCATCTTGGCCACTATTTCTTCATTTACCATTGTTAATCTGGATCTCAGCAAATACACAAATGTGGTTAGCTGGTACGAGAATGCCACTAAAGTAGCACCCGGATGGGAGGAAAACTTGAAGGGCTTGGCTGCTTTGAAGGCATTGGTTGAAACAATGaagtaa
- the LOC133837389 gene encoding glutathione S-transferase D1-like yields the protein MDFYYSPLAATCRSILMIGKALGLEFNKIEINVAKEEHLKPEFAKLNPEHALPTIVDNGFVLWESRAILTYLIEKYGKDDSLYPKDPQKRAIVNQRLFFDMGTLYKALGDYYTPQLQKKAPADPELFKKVEEALGFLNAFLEGQKYVAGDSFTVADTAILATISSFTIVKLDLSKYANIVRWYDNCSKVAPGWEENEKGLAALKGFIEIMQKKA from the coding sequence atggatttttattattcgCCTCTGGCCGCCACTTGTCGTTCCATCCTTATGATTGGTAAGGCTCTTGGCCTGGAATTTAACAAGATCGAAATAAACGTAGCCAAGGAAGAACATTTGAAGCCAGAATTCGCTAAGCTTAATCCTGAGCACGCCCTTCCTACGATTGTCGACAACGGATTTGTTCTGTGGGAGTCCCGTGCCATTCTCACCTATCTGATTGAGAAATACGGAAAGGATGATTCTCTCTATCCCAAGGATCCTCAGAAACGCGCTATTGTGAATCAACGTCTGTTCTTTGATATGGGTACCTTGTATAAGGCTCTCGGAGATTATTACACTCCTCAGTTGCAAAAGAAAGCGCCTGCTGATCCAGAGCTATTCAAGAAGGTGGAAGAGGCCCTCGGTTTCCTGAATGCTTTCTTGGAAGGTCAAAAATATGTGGCAGGTGACTCATTCACCGTAGCTGATACTGCCATCTTGGCCACTATTTCTTCATTTACCATTGTTAAGCTGGATTTGAGCAAGTACGCTAATATTGTGCGATGGTACGACAATTGCTCTAAAGTAGCACCCGGTTGGGAGGAGAATGAGAAGGGTTTGGCTGCATTGAAAGGGTTTATCGAGATAATGCAGAAAAAGGCCTAA
- the LOC133837388 gene encoding uncharacterized protein LOC133837388 — MQPFIVIRNYREDDELKCQELVRDYIMSFSSKSFFAFCFREITLQFIVITWAIFFIFLGVPLLFCVLTIPGCVFFLFTSTYFSFYAKAVELMRVKPSQSLVAECYEPFIFRCAPNEASYQIFMDEAPFDETYKNKFRRRIVATISVKNHHAVYNAAWIYRFAIAKDYPHQKIMEPMINQISNTCTNAGYASLECTISEWQEHERDFYDDMGFVTRQIYHKQIIGSSVTVMKTQLTFSLRTDDTLQKQN; from the exons ATGCAACCATTTATTGTTATTCGCAACTATCGGGAAGATGATGAGCTCAAGTGCCAGGAGTTGGTGCGGGACTACATTATGTCATTCTCCTCAAAATCTTTCTTTGCCTTCTGCTTTCGGGAG ATAACACTACAATTTATAGTCATCACTTGGGCAATATTCTTCATTTTTCTGGGTGTGCCACTTCTATTCTGCGTCCTCACAATACCCGGCTGCGTATTCTTCCTCTTCACCAGCACCTACTTCTCCTTCTATGCTAAGGCAGTGGAGCTAATGAGG GTGAAACCCTCGCAATCGCTAGTTGCTGAGTGCTATGAACCATTCATATTTCGCTGTGCTCCCAACGAGGCGAGCTATCAGATATTCATGGATGAAGCGCCTTTTGATGAGACGTACAAGAACAAGTTTCGACGACGCATTGTGGCCACGATTAGCGTTAAGAATCACCATGCTGTGTACAATGCAGCATGGATCTATCGTTTCGCCATTGCCAAGGACTATCCGCATCAGAAGATCATGGAGCCAATGATTAATCAGATTTCAAATACATGTACAAATGCCGGCTACGCCTCATTGGAGTGCACCATCTCCGAGTGGCAGGAGCATGAACGGGACTTTTACGACGATATGGGATTTGTGACACGACAAATCTATCACAAGCAGATCATTGGCAGCAGCGTTACCGTGATGAAGACGCAGCTAACCTTCAGCTTACGCACAGATGACAcgttgcaaaagcaaaactag